Proteins encoded together in one bacterium window:
- a CDS encoding acyl-CoA carboxylase subunit beta — MSETFEDKLNRLNELRQKAYLGGGQERIDRIHEKGRLTARERIHLLLDEGSFLETGVFVTHREPTIDGEQPVGDGIVTGVGRIDGRQVYVFAQDFTVFGGSMSESNALKICRLMDQALENGCPVIGLNDSGGARIQEGVKSLAGYAEIFWRNTMASGVIPQISAILGPCAGGAVYSPAITDFTLMVDKTSYMFVTGPNVIKMVTNEDVTFEELGGADTHSTRSGVAHMMADSDQDCLLLTRRLLGYLPQNNLEEAPVRPTKDAPDRIEEKLNGIVPDDPRKPYDMHEIIRLVVDEAEFLEIQPRYAMNIICGFARLDGMPIGVIANQPKVSAGVLDIDSSQKAARFIRTCDCFNVPLVTFEDVPGFLPGTGQEFGGIIKHGAKLLYAYCEATVPKLTVITRKAYGGAYDVMSSKHIRGDWNVAWPSSELAVMGPEGAVNILHREELGRADDPDGLRKELVDDFTARFANPYIAAGLGYLDDVIEPSQTRRLLIRALHNLRNKKQELPAKKHGNIPL; from the coding sequence ATGTCCGAGACCTTCGAGGACAAGCTCAACCGCTTGAACGAGCTGCGCCAGAAGGCGTATCTCGGCGGCGGGCAGGAACGCATCGACCGCATCCACGAGAAGGGGCGCCTGACCGCCCGCGAACGCATACACCTCCTGCTCGACGAGGGTTCGTTTCTCGAAACCGGTGTCTTCGTCACCCATCGCGAGCCGACCATCGACGGGGAGCAGCCGGTCGGGGACGGCATCGTCACCGGCGTCGGCCGCATCGACGGCCGTCAGGTCTACGTCTTCGCCCAGGACTTCACCGTCTTCGGCGGCAGCATGAGCGAGAGCAACGCCCTGAAGATCTGCCGCCTGATGGACCAGGCGCTGGAGAACGGCTGTCCCGTGATCGGCCTGAACGACAGCGGCGGCGCGCGCATCCAGGAGGGCGTCAAGTCCCTCGCCGGCTACGCGGAGATCTTCTGGCGCAACACAATGGCCTCGGGCGTGATCCCCCAGATTTCCGCCATCCTCGGCCCCTGCGCCGGCGGGGCGGTCTACTCCCCGGCCATCACCGACTTCACCCTGATGGTGGACAAGACCAGCTACATGTTCGTGACCGGGCCCAACGTCATCAAGATGGTCACCAACGAGGACGTGACCTTCGAGGAGCTCGGCGGCGCCGACACGCACTCCACCAGGAGCGGCGTCGCGCACATGATGGCCGACAGCGACCAGGACTGCCTGCTGCTCACCCGCCGCCTTCTCGGCTACCTGCCCCAGAACAACCTCGAGGAGGCGCCCGTGCGTCCGACCAAGGACGCCCCGGACCGCATCGAGGAAAAGCTCAACGGCATCGTGCCCGACGATCCGCGCAAACCCTACGACATGCACGAAATCATCCGACTCGTGGTGGACGAGGCCGAGTTCCTGGAGATCCAGCCCCGCTACGCCATGAACATCATCTGCGGTTTCGCGCGTCTGGACGGCATGCCGATCGGCGTGATCGCCAACCAGCCCAAGGTGAGCGCCGGCGTACTGGACATCGACTCCTCCCAGAAGGCGGCCCGCTTCATCCGCACCTGCGACTGTTTCAACGTGCCGCTTGTCACCTTCGAGGACGTGCCCGGTTTCCTGCCCGGCACCGGACAGGAATTCGGCGGGATCATCAAGCACGGCGCCAAGCTCCTGTACGCCTACTGCGAGGCGACGGTACCCAAGCTCACTGTGATCACGCGCAAGGCCTATGGCGGCGCCTACGACGTCATGAGCAGCAAGCACATCCGCGGCGACTGGAACGTCGCCTGGCCCAGCTCCGAACTCGCGGTCATGGGCCCCGAGGGCGCCGTGAACATCCTGCATCGCGAGGAGCTCGGCCGGGCCGACGATCCCGACGGTCTGCGCAAGGAGCTGGTCGACGATTTCACGGCCCGCTTCGCCAATCCCTACATCGCCGCGGGCCTGGGCTATCTCGACGACGTGATCGAGCCGTCCCAGACCCGCCGGCTGCTGATCAGGGCCCTGCACAACCTGCGCAACAAGAAGCAGGAGCTGCCGGCCAAGAAACACGGCAACATCCCCCTCTGA
- a CDS encoding 4Fe-4S dicluster domain-containing protein, which yields MTETLRKTEPFLEINGELCKGCKLCIDVCPKHVISISDKLNGSSYHPAYYLGHDCTGCALCFYACPEPAAIRVVKP from the coding sequence ATGACCGAAACCCTCCGGAAGACAGAGCCCTTCCTCGAGATCAACGGGGAATTATGCAAGGGCTGCAAGCTCTGCATCGACGTCTGCCCCAAGCATGTCATCAGCATCAGCGACAAGCTCAACGGCTCCAGCTACCATCCGGCTTATTACCTCGGGCACGACTGCACGGGCTGCGCCCTCTGCTTCTACGCCTGCCCCGAGCCGGCGGCCATCCGCGTCGTCAAACCGTGA
- a CDS encoding alanine dehydrogenase — MIIGIPREHVDDEKRVGLSPAAVHTLVQLGHEIQVEQGAGAGSGFSDDAYRSAGAVIAHCTEEVYGRSDLLVKVQYPTPGEHGWLRQDQILMAYLHLPTREAGLRQILLERSCSAVDYAAVALADGTAPVLASMSRIAGRMVPQIAARYLQADHGGKGILLGGLPAVPPAEAVVLGGGVAGRNAARALLGCGARVTLLDVDYDLLRELHWHFEGQVTTYITSPYTLAKVLCFADVVVGAVRIREGRAPVVVDSGQVENLREGSVVIDLSIDQGGCFESSRPTRLSDPTYIRHGITHFCVPNVPSLVARTATHALSIAVLPYVSRIAEEGLETAVDSDSALRRGTGIIAGRPADPYLAGDGAQSGGSA; from the coding sequence ATGATCATCGGCATCCCCCGCGAGCACGTCGACGACGAGAAGCGCGTCGGCCTCTCGCCCGCGGCTGTGCATACCCTCGTACAGCTCGGGCACGAGATCCAAGTCGAGCAGGGGGCCGGAGCCGGCAGCGGTTTCTCGGACGATGCGTACCGGTCGGCAGGCGCCGTGATCGCGCATTGCACCGAGGAGGTCTACGGCCGCAGCGACCTGCTGGTGAAGGTCCAGTACCCGACGCCGGGAGAGCACGGCTGGTTGCGCCAGGACCAGATCCTCATGGCCTATCTGCACCTGCCGACCCGCGAGGCCGGCTTGAGGCAGATCCTCCTCGAGCGGTCCTGCAGCGCCGTGGATTACGCCGCCGTCGCGCTGGCCGACGGCACCGCGCCCGTGCTGGCCAGCATGTCGCGCATCGCGGGACGCATGGTGCCGCAGATCGCCGCCCGCTACCTCCAGGCCGATCACGGCGGCAAGGGCATCCTGCTCGGCGGCCTCCCGGCGGTGCCTCCCGCGGAAGCCGTGGTCCTGGGCGGCGGCGTGGCCGGCCGCAACGCCGCGCGCGCCCTGCTCGGCTGCGGTGCCCGCGTGACCCTGCTGGACGTGGACTACGATCTGCTGCGTGAATTGCACTGGCACTTCGAGGGCCAGGTCACCACCTACATCACCAGCCCCTACACGCTCGCCAAGGTGCTGTGTTTCGCCGACGTGGTGGTGGGCGCGGTCCGGATCCGGGAGGGGCGCGCGCCCGTCGTGGTCGATAGCGGCCAGGTCGAGAACCTGCGCGAGGGAAGCGTCGTCATCGATCTGTCCATCGATCAGGGCGGGTGTTTCGAGAGCAGCCGTCCCACGCGCCTGAGCGATCCGACCTACATCCGGCACGGCATCACCCATTTCTGCGTGCCCAACGTGCCGAGTCTCGTCGCGCGCACCGCGACCCACGCGCTCAGCATCGCTGTCCTGCCCTACGTCTCGCGCATCGCCGAGGAGGGCCTGGAGACCGCCGTGGACTCCGATTCCGCCCTGCGGCGGGGGACGGGCATCATCGCGGGACGCCCCGCGGATCCGTATCTCGCCGGCGACGGCGCGCAGAGCGGAGGCTCGGCATGA
- a CDS encoding 2-oxoacid:acceptor oxidoreductase family protein: protein MKIFEKPKSFYPEFERKSGPHKETTHYCPGCGHGNVHKMIAEAMDDLGINERAVFVSPVGCSVFGYYYFDCGNFQAAHGRAPAVATGIKRANPDSIVISYQGDGDLAAIGTAETIHAANRGENITVFFVNNAIYGMTGGQMAPTTMIGQKTTTTPLGRQEDVHGNPIRMAEIIATLPAATYVERVAIGNSKHIMKARKAIRKALTNQVENRGYSFVEILSTCPTGWKMDGPDARDWLLEEMTKIFPLGVLKDESADREGEWYRPVEPFRPEKVNAYLGAGDAEEIEATVTLTRDLKCKCAGFGGQGILTLGLFLAQVGMRAKLHASWIPSYGPEMRGGTANCSVNISETRIGTPLVDKPNALVVMNQPSLDAFEKDVEDGGTILVDTGIVEGRPDADRLNVVLIPATEIADEVGTPKIANVVMLGALCAATGAFDLDFVEQTLRAVVKKKNLVEMNITALKLGYAHVRGDS, encoded by the coding sequence ATGAAAATCTTCGAGAAGCCGAAATCCTTCTACCCCGAGTTCGAGCGCAAGAGCGGTCCCCACAAGGAGACCACCCACTACTGTCCCGGCTGCGGGCACGGCAACGTCCACAAGATGATCGCCGAGGCGATGGACGACCTGGGCATCAACGAGCGGGCCGTCTTCGTCTCGCCCGTGGGGTGCTCGGTGTTCGGGTACTACTACTTCGACTGCGGCAATTTCCAGGCGGCCCACGGACGCGCGCCCGCGGTGGCCACGGGCATCAAGCGGGCCAACCCGGACTCGATCGTCATCTCCTACCAGGGCGACGGCGACCTGGCAGCCATCGGCACCGCCGAGACCATCCACGCGGCCAACCGGGGCGAGAACATCACGGTCTTCTTCGTCAACAATGCCATCTACGGCATGACCGGCGGCCAGATGGCGCCGACGACTATGATCGGGCAGAAGACGACCACCACGCCGCTCGGCCGTCAGGAAGATGTCCACGGCAACCCGATCCGCATGGCCGAGATCATCGCCACGCTGCCCGCCGCCACCTACGTGGAGCGCGTGGCCATCGGCAACTCGAAACACATCATGAAAGCCCGCAAGGCTATCCGCAAGGCCCTGACCAACCAGGTGGAGAACCGCGGATACAGCTTCGTGGAGATCCTCTCGACCTGTCCCACGGGCTGGAAGATGGACGGCCCCGACGCGCGCGACTGGTTGCTCGAGGAGATGACCAAGATCTTCCCGCTGGGCGTCCTCAAGGACGAATCCGCGGACCGCGAGGGCGAGTGGTACCGTCCGGTGGAGCCTTTCCGGCCCGAGAAGGTCAACGCCTATCTGGGCGCGGGCGACGCCGAGGAAATCGAGGCGACCGTGACCCTGACCCGGGACCTGAAGTGCAAGTGCGCCGGGTTCGGCGGCCAGGGCATCCTGACCCTGGGCCTCTTCCTGGCCCAGGTGGGCATGCGGGCCAAGCTGCACGCGAGCTGGATTCCCTCCTACGGTCCCGAGATGCGCGGCGGCACGGCCAACTGTTCCGTCAACATCTCGGAGACCCGGATCGGCACGCCCCTGGTGGACAAACCCAACGCGCTGGTCGTGATGAACCAGCCGTCGCTCGACGCGTTCGAGAAGGACGTCGAGGATGGCGGGACGATCCTGGTCGATACCGGGATCGTCGAGGGCCGGCCCGACGCCGACCGTCTCAACGTGGTCCTCATCCCGGCGACCGAGATCGCCGACGAGGTAGGCACGCCCAAGATCGCCAACGTGGTGATGCTCGGCGCCCTGTGCGCCGCCACCGGCGCTTTCGACCTCGACTTCGTGGAGCAGACGCTGCGTGCGGTCGTGAAGAAGAAGAACCTGGTGGAAATGAACATCACCGCGCTCAAGCTTGGCTACGCCCATGTGCGCGGCGACAGCTAG
- the clpP gene encoding ATP-dependent Clp endopeptidase proteolytic subunit ClpP, whose product MLIPYVVDQTSHGERAYDIFSRLLKDRIIFLGTAIDDTVSNLVIAQLLFLQAEDPDRDIYLYINSPGGSISAGLAIYDTMQYISNDVATICMGQAASMGAVLLLAGAKGKRSALVNSRMMIHQPLGGSQGQASMIEIYTKEILYLRDKLYDLMAKHTGQTVKKIGKDSDRDFFMSAVDALEYGIVDKVIEKRSEIDTGGQ is encoded by the coding sequence ATGCTGATCCCCTACGTCGTGGACCAGACCAGCCACGGCGAACGCGCATACGACATTTTCTCGCGGCTGCTCAAGGACCGGATCATCTTCCTGGGTACCGCCATCGACGACACGGTGTCGAACCTGGTCATCGCCCAGCTGCTGTTCCTGCAGGCGGAGGATCCCGACCGGGACATCTACCTGTACATCAACAGCCCCGGCGGCAGCATCTCCGCGGGCTTGGCGATCTACGACACGATGCAGTACATTTCCAATGACGTGGCGACCATCTGCATGGGACAGGCCGCGAGCATGGGCGCCGTGCTGCTTCTGGCCGGTGCGAAGGGCAAGCGATCCGCGCTGGTGAACTCCCGGATGATGATCCACCAGCCGCTGGGCGGCAGCCAGGGCCAGGCCAGCATGATAGAGATCTACACCAAGGAGATCCTGTACCTGCGCGACAAGCTCTACGATCTCATGGCGAAGCACACCGGGCAGACCGTCAAGAAGATCGGGAAGGACAGCGACCGCGATTTCTTCATGTCCGCCGTCGACGCCCTCGAGTACGGCATCGTCGACAAGGTCATCGAGAAGCGGTCCGAGATAGACACCGGCGGCCAATAG
- a CDS encoding enoyl-CoA hydratase/isomerase family protein, with product MAYKTLLLDVSDGIALVTINRPDKMNALNAELVGELHDCFGALRRDDAARVVILTGAGDKAFVAGADIGELADVSGPELERLAERGQSLMWNIENLGKPVIAAVNGFALGGGCELALACTFRYASENAKLGLPEVTLGLIPGYGGTQRLPRLVGRGIAAEMILTGGMVDAAEAARIGLVNMVFKPEKLLDAARNTAAAIATRSGATLRYALKAMGEGSNMSLDAGCRLEAGLFGVVGSLADAKEGCRAFLEKRKPAFEDR from the coding sequence ATGGCCTACAAGACACTTCTGCTGGACGTCAGTGACGGCATCGCCCTGGTCACGATCAACCGCCCCGACAAGATGAACGCCCTGAACGCCGAGCTGGTCGGCGAGTTGCACGACTGTTTCGGCGCGCTGCGAAGGGACGACGCCGCGCGCGTCGTGATCCTGACCGGCGCGGGGGACAAGGCGTTCGTGGCCGGCGCAGATATCGGCGAGCTGGCGGATGTCTCCGGACCGGAGCTGGAACGTCTGGCTGAACGCGGTCAGTCCCTGATGTGGAACATCGAAAACCTGGGCAAGCCAGTGATCGCGGCGGTGAACGGATTCGCGCTGGGCGGCGGCTGCGAGCTGGCGCTGGCCTGCACCTTCCGCTATGCGTCGGAGAACGCGAAGCTCGGCCTGCCCGAGGTGACGCTGGGACTGATCCCGGGTTACGGCGGCACGCAGCGGCTACCGCGTCTGGTGGGGCGAGGGATCGCCGCGGAGATGATCCTGACCGGCGGCATGGTCGACGCCGCGGAGGCCGCCCGCATCGGCTTGGTGAACATGGTCTTCAAGCCGGAGAAACTTCTCGATGCGGCGCGGAACACCGCCGCCGCCATCGCCACCCGCTCGGGCGCCACGCTCCGCTACGCGCTGAAGGCGATGGGCGAAGGGTCGAACATGTCGCTCGACGCGGGTTGCCGCCTCGAGGCGGGGCTCTTCGGCGTGGTGGGATCGCTCGCCGACGCCAAGGAGGGCTGCCGGGCCTTCCTCGAGAAGCGCAAACCGGCGTTCGAGGATCGTTGA
- a CDS encoding 3-methyl-2-oxobutanoate dehydrogenase subunit VorB, which translates to MSRKFMKGNDAIVTGALQAGCVAYYGYPITPASEIAHAAALHFPALGGTFIQAESEIAAINMVYGTAGMGIRTMTASSSPGFSLKQEGLSYLAGAELPCVVVNVVRGGPGLGNIAPEQGDYFQVTKGGGHGNYRLIALAPNCAQEMCDLTMLAFDLADKYRNPACLMADGFTGQMMEPVDVPEARTVPFDHTDWCVRGTPETHRNLISSIFLEPEVLEAHNLKLDAKYKEIERNEVRFEEYRTEDADLIIVAYGILSRIVYSTVDQARTAGKKVGLLRPITLWPYPSEILAKHAERDVQFLSVELSTGQMVEDVKLAVEGRAPVHFYGRCGGMVPGAGELLAEYDRILEGGRS; encoded by the coding sequence ATGTCCAGAAAGTTCATGAAAGGGAACGACGCCATCGTGACCGGGGCCTTGCAGGCCGGCTGCGTGGCGTATTACGGATACCCCATCACGCCGGCCAGTGAGATCGCGCACGCCGCGGCCCTGCATTTCCCGGCCCTCGGCGGTACCTTCATACAGGCAGAGAGCGAGATCGCGGCCATCAACATGGTCTACGGCACCGCCGGCATGGGCATCCGCACCATGACCGCCTCGTCGAGTCCCGGCTTCTCGCTCAAGCAGGAGGGGCTGAGCTACCTCGCCGGTGCGGAATTACCCTGCGTCGTGGTGAACGTGGTGCGCGGCGGACCCGGTCTGGGCAACATCGCCCCGGAGCAGGGCGACTACTTCCAGGTGACCAAGGGCGGCGGCCACGGCAATTACCGCCTGATCGCCTTGGCGCCCAACTGCGCCCAGGAGATGTGCGACCTCACCATGCTCGCCTTCGATCTGGCCGACAAGTACCGCAACCCCGCCTGCCTGATGGCCGACGGCTTCACCGGCCAGATGATGGAGCCGGTGGATGTGCCGGAGGCGCGTACCGTGCCCTTCGACCATACCGACTGGTGCGTGCGGGGCACGCCCGAGACGCACCGCAACCTGATCAGCTCGATCTTCCTGGAGCCCGAGGTGCTGGAGGCGCACAACCTCAAGCTCGACGCCAAGTACAAGGAGATCGAGCGGAACGAGGTCCGCTTCGAGGAATACCGGACGGAGGACGCCGACCTGATCATCGTCGCCTACGGCATCCTCTCGCGCATCGTCTACTCGACGGTCGACCAGGCGCGGACCGCCGGCAAGAAGGTCGGTCTGCTGAGGCCGATCACCCTGTGGCCCTATCCCAGCGAGATCCTAGCCAAGCATGCCGAGCGCGACGTGCAGTTCCTCTCGGTGGAGCTGAGCACGGGCCAGATGGTCGAGGACGTTAAGCTGGCGGTCGAGGGCAGGGCACCGGTCCACTTCTACGGCCGCTGCGGCGGCATGGTGCCGGGTGCGGGAGAGCTGCTCGCGGAATACGACAGGATACTGGAAGGAGGCCGGTCATGA
- a CDS encoding 4-hydroxybutyrate CoA-transferase, which produces MTWLEDYRAKRTTAAEAARIVESGDTVYLGAGCAVPKSLMDALVQRGPELDDVEIIHILTTGPADYVAPGMEGHFRCNAMFVGPNVRQAVNEGRADYIPVHLHQVPDLFRTSHRPDVAFVQVSPPDEHGFCSFGIEVGVTKCAALASKAIVAEVNRQMPRTLGDSFVHVSKLQACVEVDRRLDTYAGARLDEVQQKIGCHVAGLIEDGDCLQLGIGGIPDSLIRCLEGKSDLGVHTEMFSNGLLDLIECGIVTCEKKNFHPGKVVAGFILGDQRLYDFVHDNAMIEFHPTDYVNHPVNIARNDQMVAVNAALQVDLTGQVCADSLGPYIYSGFGGQVDFMRGAAMSKRGRPISALPSTARRGEVSRIVPMLSEGAGVVTTRADVHHVVTEHGAAHLYGRNVRERARALIDIAEPKFQEELERAAGERQIFGRNWPGADLA; this is translated from the coding sequence ATGACCTGGCTGGAAGACTATCGGGCCAAACGCACCACCGCCGCCGAGGCGGCGAGGATCGTCGAGTCCGGCGACACGGTCTACCTGGGCGCCGGTTGCGCCGTCCCCAAATCGCTGATGGATGCGCTGGTGCAGCGCGGTCCGGAACTCGACGACGTGGAGATCATCCACATCCTGACCACCGGTCCCGCCGACTACGTGGCGCCGGGCATGGAGGGGCACTTCCGCTGCAACGCCATGTTCGTGGGGCCGAACGTGCGGCAGGCCGTGAACGAGGGCCGCGCCGACTACATCCCGGTCCACCTCCATCAGGTGCCGGATCTCTTCCGCACCTCCCACCGGCCCGACGTGGCCTTCGTCCAGGTCTCGCCGCCCGACGAGCACGGGTTCTGCAGCTTCGGCATCGAGGTCGGGGTGACCAAGTGCGCGGCGCTGGCGTCGAAGGCCATCGTGGCCGAGGTGAACCGGCAGATGCCCCGCACCCTCGGCGACAGCTTCGTGCACGTGTCGAAGCTCCAGGCCTGTGTCGAGGTCGACCGGCGCCTGGATACCTACGCGGGCGCCCGCCTGGACGAGGTCCAGCAGAAGATCGGCTGCCACGTCGCCGGGCTGATCGAGGACGGCGACTGTCTGCAGCTTGGCATCGGCGGCATTCCCGACTCGCTCATCCGCTGCCTCGAGGGCAAGTCGGACCTGGGGGTGCACACGGAGATGTTCAGCAACGGTCTGCTCGACCTGATCGAATGCGGCATCGTCACCTGCGAGAAGAAGAACTTCCATCCCGGCAAGGTCGTCGCCGGCTTCATCCTGGGCGACCAGCGGCTCTACGACTTCGTGCACGACAACGCCATGATAGAATTCCATCCCACCGATTACGTGAACCACCCCGTGAACATCGCTCGCAACGACCAGATGGTGGCCGTCAACGCGGCCCTGCAGGTGGATCTGACCGGACAGGTATGTGCCGATTCGCTGGGCCCGTACATCTACTCGGGCTTCGGAGGACAGGTCGATTTCATGCGCGGCGCGGCCATGAGCAAGCGCGGCCGGCCGATCTCGGCCCTGCCCTCCACCGCGCGCCGGGGCGAGGTATCGCGGATCGTGCCCATGCTGAGCGAAGGCGCGGGCGTCGTCACCACACGCGCCGACGTCCATCACGTGGTGACCGAGCACGGTGCTGCCCATCTCTACGGTCGCAACGTGCGCGAGCGGGCGCGGGCTCTGATCGACATCGCCGAGCCGAAGTTCCAGGAGGAACTTGAGCGCGCGGCCGGCGAACGGCAGATATTCGGCCGCAACTGGCCCGGCGCCGACTTGGCCTGA
- the tig gene encoding trigger factor yields the protein MTTESEAGAPAGPFKLTLSEPETWKRVLQVEIDRDYFEGEYGKNLRQARKGHTRPGFRKGKVPLTMVEQDLGGEVRMDTLEKVVPRAYQAALVEHRFMPVSDPVMDDLHMEEGEPVKISLAVEVRPEIVVRDYDDLPLRQREVALPDGAVDETLERLRDSRAAWDLTESAAASGDRLIVDITPLDDEGRALEEKIAKDYAFVIGAEGNFEAFDEAMTGTQVGDERQVTVTYPADYSSEELRGLTVTYRIVVKGVSAKQVPEFDDAFASSLKEGQTLLELRANIRDELLAEEQKKVDHEIREQIVDLLVERNPFELPPSLISRYLESSVEEMKQRSAYLGKTPTDEQIAAYRETGRPRAERSIKAMVILEAIRKQEDIVVTAEQLAARIDEIAERSGFPVEGYRDYVESNGDDERIRHDLGDELTFAFLRSRAKFE from the coding sequence ATGACCACCGAATCCGAAGCCGGAGCCCCCGCTGGGCCCTTCAAGCTGACGCTCTCGGAACCCGAGACGTGGAAGCGTGTCCTGCAGGTCGAGATCGACCGCGATTACTTCGAAGGCGAATACGGCAAGAACCTGCGCCAGGCCCGCAAGGGGCACACCCGGCCCGGTTTTCGCAAGGGCAAGGTGCCGCTGACCATGGTCGAGCAGGATCTCGGCGGCGAAGTCCGCATGGACACCCTCGAGAAGGTGGTCCCGCGCGCCTACCAGGCCGCTCTGGTGGAACACCGGTTCATGCCGGTCTCCGACCCCGTCATGGATGACCTGCACATGGAGGAAGGCGAGCCCGTCAAGATCAGTCTGGCCGTTGAAGTGCGCCCCGAGATCGTGGTGCGGGACTACGACGATCTGCCCCTGCGACAGCGGGAGGTGGCCCTGCCGGACGGTGCCGTGGACGAGACCCTGGAGCGCCTGCGGGACAGCCGCGCCGCCTGGGACCTCACCGAGAGCGCCGCCGCGTCTGGCGACCGGTTGATAGTGGACATCACGCCCCTGGATGACGAGGGCCGGGCGCTGGAGGAGAAGATCGCCAAGGACTACGCCTTCGTGATCGGCGCCGAGGGCAATTTCGAGGCTTTCGACGAGGCCATGACCGGCACGCAGGTGGGCGACGAGCGCCAGGTCACCGTGACCTACCCCGCCGATTACTCGAGCGAGGAGTTGCGCGGGCTGACGGTCACCTACAGGATCGTCGTGAAGGGCGTATCAGCCAAGCAGGTGCCGGAATTCGACGATGCCTTCGCCTCGTCGCTCAAGGAAGGACAGACCCTGCTGGAGTTGAGGGCGAACATTCGCGATGAACTGCTGGCCGAGGAACAGAAGAAGGTCGATCACGAGATACGAGAGCAGATCGTCGACCTGCTCGTCGAGCGGAATCCGTTCGAGCTGCCGCCTTCGCTGATCAGCCGCTATCTGGAGTCCAGCGTCGAGGAGATGAAGCAGCGCAGCGCCTACCTGGGCAAGACGCCGACCGACGAGCAGATCGCCGCCTACAGGGAGACGGGTCGTCCCCGGGCCGAGCGCTCGATCAAGGCGATGGTCATCCTGGAAGCGATCCGCAAGCAGGAGGACATCGTGGTCACCGCGGAGCAGCTGGCGGCGCGTATCGACGAGATCGCCGAGCGCAGCGGCTTCCCGGTAGAGGGCTACCGGGATTACGTCGAGTCCAACGGCGACGACGAGCGTATCAGGCACGATCTCGGCGACGAGCTGACGTTCGCTTTCCTGCGGTCGCGGGCCAAGTTCGAGTAG